One window from the genome of Elaeis guineensis isolate ETL-2024a chromosome 5, EG11, whole genome shotgun sequence encodes:
- the LOC105045254 gene encoding potassium transporter 5 gives MGDCEVEARSTEQLAPTDAARDDSPPPFSSGKQLRRNDSLDIEAGSHSRHFSKGTERDWGTVMRLAFQSVGIVYGDIGTSPLYVYASTFTDGIRHEDDILGVLSLIFYTITLITLVKYVFIVLRANDNGDGGTFALYSLICRYAKVGLLPSQQAEDREVSNFKLELPTNRRYQRASKVKAALENSPFAKYFLLVTTMLGTSMVIGDGVLTPSMSVLSAVGGIKEATDAMTEDRIVLISVVILILLFLVQRFGTDKVGYSFAPIITIWFLLIAGIGVFNFVKYDPWVVKAINPKYIINYFQRNGKTAWISLGGVVLCITGVEALFADVGHFTVRSIQISMCSVAFPSLILAYAGQASYLRKHMDDVSDTFYKSIPGGLYWPMFVVAILAAIIASQAMISGTFSIIQQSLSLGCFPRVKVVHTSAKHEGQVYIPEMNYILMVASVAVTAGFKTTVKIGNAYGIAVVFVMTLTSALLTLIMIMIWKTHIIFIILYVLVIGSVELVYLSSVLYKFDQGGYLPLAFAAFLITTMLVWNYVYRKRYMYELSHKVPSEKVEEIVLNSGVRRIPGIAFFYSELVQGIPPIFEHYVENVPALHSVLVFVSIKSLPISRVPADERFLFRRVGSHDCYVFRCVARYGYKDARSEQEPFDAMLVQRLKQFMEESWKSRTLGNDNDEGEGRVVDGGEKREREEVLVGRELELVEREWKNGVVHLLGENEVVAARGAGLWKRFLIDNAYGILKRNTRQQDEVFTIPRRRLLKVGMTIEL, from the exons ATGGGCGATTGCGAAGTAGAGGCGCGAAGCACCGAGCAGTTGGCTCCCACCGACGCCGCCCGGGATGACTCGCCGCCGCCGTTCTCCTCCGGCAAGCAGCTCCGCCGCAACGACTCCCTCGACATCGAGGCCGGCTCCCACTCCCGCCACTTCTCCAAG GGGACGGAGAGGGACTGGGGGACGGTGATGAGGCTGGCGTTTCAGAGCGTGGGGATCGTGTATGGGGACATAGGGACGTCCCCTCTGTACGTGTATGCGAGCACGTTCACGGACGGGATACGGCACGAGGACGACATCCTCGGCGTTCTGTCCCTCATCTTCTATACCATCACTCTGATCACCTTGGTCAAGTACGTCTTCATCGTCCTCCGTGCCAACGATAACGGCGACG GTGGCACTTTCGCACTCTATTCATTGATCTGTCGATATGCTAAGGTGGGGTTGTTACCAAGTCAGCAAGCAGAAGATAGAGAGGTATCCAATTTTAAGCTAGAACTGCCTACTAATAGACGCTATCAGCGTGCCTCTAAGGTGAAGGCAGCACTCGAGAACAGTCCTTTTGCCAAATATTTTCTCTTGGTGACAACCATGCTTGGGACTTCTATGGTCATTGGGGATGGAGTCCTCACTCCCAGCATGTCAG TTTTATCTGCAGTAGGCGGGATAAAGGAGGCGACGGACGCCATGACCGAAG ATAGAATCGTCCTGATATCAGTCGTCATCCTGATCCTTCTATTCCTGGTTCAGAGGTTCGGAACTGACAAGGTGGGTTACTCCTTTGCTCCCATCATTAccatatggttcctcctcattgcCGGCATAGGTGTCTTCAACTTTGTCAAGTATGATCCATGGGTGGTCAAGGCCATCAACCCCAAGTACATCATCAATTACTTCCAAAGAAATGGGAAAACAGCCTGGATCTCTCTTGGTGGTGTCGTTCTTTGCATCACAG GTGTGGAAGCATTATTTGCAGACGTGGGACACTTCACAGTCCGTTCTATTCAAATAAGCATGTGCTCGGTGGCCTTCCCATCCCTTATCTTAGCATACGCTGGTCAAGCCTCGTACCTACGCAAGCACATGGATGACGTTAGCGACACCTTCTACAAGTCAATACCCG GTGGACTCTACTGGCCTATGTTTGTGGTGGCAATCCTAGCTGCTATCATCGCCAGCCAGGCTATGATCTCCGGCACCTTCTCGATCATCCAACAATCCCTTTCCCTTGGTTGCTTTCCCCGTGTGAAAGTAGTCCACACGTCGGCTAAACATGAGGGGCAGGTGTATATCCCCGAAATGAACTATATTCTCATGGTTGCTTCTGTTGCGGTCACTGCCGGCTTCAAAACCACTGTAAAGATTGGCAATGCCTATG GAATTGCTGTGGTCTTTGTCATGACCCTTACTTCAGCTCTGCTGACACTCATCATGATAATGATTTGGAAGACTCACATCATCTTCATAATTCTATACGTACTTGTGATAGGATCGGTTGAGCTCGTCTACTTGAGTTCAGTGCTATACAAATTTGATCAAGGTGGTTACCTACCATTGGCCTTCGCTGCCTTCTTAATCACAACAATGCTTGTGTGGAACTACGTCTATCGGAAAAGATACATGTATGAATTATCTCACAAGGTTCCCAGTGAGAAGGTGGAGGAGATAGTATTGAATTCTGGTGTTCGACGCATCCCGGGAATTGCCTTCTTCTACTCAGAACTTGTGCAAGGGATTCCTCCCATATTTGAGCATTATGTTGAAAATGTGCCTGCTTTGCACTCTGTTCTTGTCTTTGTTTCCATCAAGTCACTACCAATCAGCCGAGTTCCAGCTGATGAACGATTTTTATTCCGTCGAGTAGGATCTCATGATTGCTACGTGTTTCGGTGTGTTGCAAGATATGGCTATAAGGATGCAAGAAGCGAACAGGAGCCCTTTGATGCAATGTTGGTGCAGAGATTGAAACAATTCATGGAGGAATCATGGAAGTCAAGGACACTTGGGAATGATAATGATGAAGGTGAAGGAAGGGTTGTGGATGGTGGTGAGAAGAGGGAAAGGGAGGAAGTCTTGGTGGGTAGGGAGTTGGAACTGGTGGAGAGAGAGTGGAAGAATGGAGTTGTCCATTTGTTAGGAGAGAATGAAGTGGTGGCTGCAAGAGGAGCTGGCCTATGGAAGAGATTTTTGATAGACAATGCTTATGGCATCTTGAAAAGAAATACAAGACAACAAGATGAAGTTTTTACAATTCCTAGGAGGCGGCTGTTGAAGGTTGGAATGACCATTGagctctag